In the genome of Triticum urartu cultivar G1812 unplaced genomic scaffold, Tu2.1 TuUngrouped_contig_4932, whole genome shotgun sequence, the window GTGTGGGTGGGGGGGTATGCCTTCTCCTTGAAGGAATTGCCATGCTAATTCAAGAAATTACCACCCTCCTACAACTAATTTTGTCATGGAAATCAAAAAGAAAAACAAGAACGGAAGGGAATTAGAAGCATCTTGTTGCCGCTTTATAGGAGAAACTCCAGAGGTGAGACTCAAACTCGGGCTGGTCACATCCCATCGGTGTTATCTACCAGTTGGCCCCGGCTCAGTACTCAATTGTCATGGAAATCATTCGCAATTGCCACCCCACCAGCAGAAGTTCGCCAGCCAAGAGGGTCTAAATTTTTTGACATATACTGTACATTATAACATTTATTACTTTATTTAATTTGACCCTAAATATGAAAGGGGTCTAGTAAACCCAGATGGAGGGAGTCAAAGCAAGCGTCTCCCAGTAAGACCAACGCACCTAAAGCAACAACTGTTCGGGCCAACGAAGCAGCAGCTCGGGAATAGCAATCACATCAACTAGCAGCCTAGCAGACATAAGCCAAGATTGGCACATAGTATTCCTGCCTAGTTGCTCTTCTTCGTTTAATAATAAATACTGACTACTGTAATGTTCGCCGACATGCCAGACTCCCAAACGAACTACCAGATGACACGAAGCACAGCATATAAAGAACCTCAGCACCCCCATCTTAGAGAAGATCCTATAGTAGCAGCGCTACATGACATACTCCACTCAGTCTCAGAAGCATTCTTCGATAACCCTTCGCTCAACAAACATAGACTCAAGGTGTACTAACACATATGGACAGAATCACTACTGCTTGTAGGCTTCTGAAAAATTTCCATCACGACTAGCTTCACTTATGCCCTCGGAAGTACATGTATACTTTCTGTGACCACCAAAGAACAAAGAACAGAAAATGATATTAGTATTgtattctactccctccgtccctaattagttgtcttagatttgtctagatacagatgtatctagatatccgtatctagacaaatctaagacaactAATTTGGGAGGGGGGTAATAGAATAATGCATCTGAACAAGGGCCATGATAACACAGACCAAACACAAATAAAGTGGTGCTCACAATCAAATTGCTTCTTATGCAATAGATGCATCAATTAGCATCACTTATGGGTTATGACCTATGGATTAAAATATCGGTGTTTCATTTGTTTGCATGCCCATCCAGAATGATGCCCAAACAAAAAGTAGGAACTCACGGGAGCCAGCCCCCCTGACGTTTTCACTGGACGCCCACCTAGGGGTCTGTGTGTCCAGATGTATTTGTCCTAGTGCGTTCCCATGCTACAACAAATGCTAAGTTCTACAACATCTTTACCAGACAGCCACCTAGGGGCTAACACATAATTTGATTTGCAAGTTGTACAACAAATTTTACAAGTATAATAATTTTCATATTCGCAAAAAAGAAGGTATAATAATTTTCCGTGCAAAATTTATGCCGATTATTTCTCAACTATGCAGAGGCACAACTATAAGCATACTTGTGTCTTGGTGAAGTTTACTGGGTTTAAAACAAAAGGTGGTAAATAGTTACGCAACATATTAAAGAAAAAAAAAACTGCATTCAGTTGCTGTGAACTAAATACATATAATAATCCATAAAAAGGTGAAATATAAGGAACACCTACTAGTCCCTGCATTCCGTGCCCTAGATATGACCAGTATGTGAACATATGAAGAAAATACATAAGAACAGGCAAAAAGGCAAACCAACAGAAGGCCAGGGCAAGTTAATTAAGAAATTGTCTCTGACCTGAAGAACCCCGATGCTCAGCAATGTCTCCAAGCAAAATAGTGCAAACCCCACGAAGTAAAAGATCTACAGGAGTAAATAATTGATAGTTAATGCCCTACAAGTTGATACTTGGAGAAATCTGCTTCAAAGTGCTTGACATATTCAAGAGATTGCAGACAAAacagtcccaaacaagttggggtaggcaaCAGGGAACAACATTCTCACCCCAATTATCACATGCTCAGAGAAAGTGTCGATCGCAGCCAATATGCCCCTGGAGAGAAAAGGAGACAGCTTAGCATTATAATTAAGAAGAATGTTCCGTACATCCAATAGTGAGTACCTATGATGAAGGGGTGGGTCTTAAGCTAAAAAAATAACAGGCGTCCACTCAATAGTCAATGGTACTCAATTTCAGTCGGTTACATACAGCCGGGTTGATAAAATTTAGAATGATATATATTCATCATATACTTGAGATATTCAACTGTCAGTCGGTCAGTCCAGAACACTGGCACTAGATCATGCTAGAAGATCATACGCAAACAATTTATTACAGATCTTGTAGGAACATAGTGAAACAAGCAATTCAGCTGTGTCAATACTATGGAAGCCACAAAATAGTGAAACCACATATACCACAATTATTTATACAAATTTGACTTTTGTTAACTGTTAACGTCCTGTTCGTTTCAATAAAACTGCTCTCAGTGACCAGTTGTTCTGAATAGTAACACTGGTGCAATGGAACAATGGAATTTTACAACGGTAGTTACGATGTTGACTGAATAAAAGTAGTGGTAGCTTACGTTAATGATTTCCCTTGGAATACGATTGGCGGAGCAATGGCAGCAATTATGCAAAAACCAATGTGGATCTGCACCAAACAACAACAAGACAAAAAAATGTGGTCATGTGATAAGTAATAAATTATTACAGAAGTTAAAATGTCAAAAGTTAAAAAAGCTTTGCAGGCAAATCTTACCAGGTAACACAGGAAAAACCATCCAAAACTGAATGCACTGTTAGTTCTGTTCAAAGAAGTAAGATAACATATCAGATGCTTCCACACATCACAATGCACAGTTCAGTTTTTCTCTTAAATTGTTAAGCATTTGGACTGAAATTGCAGTCACTTTTAAAATCTATCAAACTATAATAGAAGGACTATACCCATCAATTGACCACTGATACATGAAATGGAAACAATTAGTAGTAGCTACTGCAGGTCCACCAGAATATTTTTGCAACCTCCATAGCTATCGCATGCATCATGAATGGTGTAGATAAGAAAGTATTCATGCAAAATATGCAGATGTTCTGAACTCACAGAAACTGCTCTTTAATAGTTTCGGTAGATGGAAACAATGACTAGTAAATATTGCAGGTCTGCAtagagcttttaagcaaaagaaaTACAGTCTTTCTGAAATGCATAGGTGGAAAGCactaaaataaataataaattcaCTCGCAATGTCCTTTTCCATTGATAAGTGGAAGTGTTAAAATGGTACTATGATAGCATACCTCATTGCACGATAGAGGGGTCTATACCACATCAAGTAAGAAAGGGGAATTCCAAGCAAAGCATAGATTGTAGCAAGGAAGAACAGCTTTGAATCTGCAAGCATAAACAATCCAACCATTCAGCATCAGAAATTGTACAAGAACACCCAGGCATTCATAGGTAGTGATGAAAGCCCGCCCACCTCCCTCCTTGATCCAGCAGACTATGACAGCAATAAAGTTCCAGGAGAGGCAGAGCACAATTCCTGTAAATTATTAAAACAACACAAAACGGAAACTATCATGACCCTCTGAAATGAACCATATTTACAACCTATAATGCCATAATTGCATAATTCTACTGCCAAACTAGTGATACAAAAGAAATGCACAACCAGCAGTCAACAAATACGTACCAAGCCAGCTTGCGAACGCCAGATACTGTAGCTTCTGCACGTTGGCAGGTATCTCATTGGCGATGTCATGGTGGATAATCGGGAAAAAAGGCGGCCAATTCTTCTCCTCCATGGGCACTCCAGCTGCATCAAAGAAAGAAAAGGAAAGCAGAAATAAGCACACTACTGGTAACACAACTCATAACTGAAACACAATTGACACCAGCAACGAGATAGTGGGCTAGTGGCTCACCATTCTTCAGTGATTCCTCCCTCCTTTTGATATCCTGGAGCCACAGAACAAACGCCGTGAGACACCACACAACCTAATCAACTAAAGTTTAATAAGGGCAAAGAGGAGAGTAAACCCCACCGCCTCACGGCGCCTCAGATCTGATTCCCACGACGAGAGCTCCCTCGCCTTGCCATTCGAGTCCTGCGCGGCGCACCAGAACCATCAGATTCGTACAGCCGAACGCCGAGTGAACGAAAACTAAAAAGGATAAGTAGCGCGTGAAGCGACTTACGCCCATGTTGCCGAGCGGCACGTCGACGGTGGCGTCGCccctgctgccgccgccgccgaagccgaCGGGCTCGGTGGGCCGGAAGCCGTGCTGCTGCTTCCCGCCGCGGCCTCCTCCATTCTGCAGCGCGACAGAAACAGCACGCGGGAGTTCAGATCTGCCGAACCACTACCCCGCCGTAGGCAGCGAGGGTTTTTCCGCAAAACGAGGGGGCGATAGATGAGCGGAtagaggggagaggggaggctGGCTCACCGAGAAGGGGTTCTCGTCGCCGGCGGTGCCCTCGTCGAAGGGGTTGGGGTCGTGATGCATGCCAGGCTCGCCGCTGGGTCGCTCGGCGTCGCCGCGCGGTGAGGGGGAGACGGGGAAAGCGGCGGTGGTGGACGCGGGTCGCTTCCAGTCCAAGCAGTCCGTTCCCTTTTTGGTGCTGCTTTTCACGTGACCTCTCTGGGTGGAGTGCGACGCGACTGGCCTGGCGTGGGTTCGGGCCGATGCGCACACACgggtcgtcgtcgtcgtcgcagCTGCGCACCACCTGCAAGTAAGCCCATTCTAAGCCCCCTGGTTTTTTTTTGAGTGCTTTCTAAGCCCCCTGGTGATCAGTCCGTTTAGAGAATTGGCCCGTAAATCCTGTTATAGAGATCGGCCGGCCCACGCGCGAGGCAGGCCAcggcctcttttttttgtttttttgttttctgttcacattttttgctttatttttgtacttttttatactttaaatatatatatatatatctgtgtgTGTATGTATATATTACAAAAACACTCTATAAAACacattttaaaaatgttaaaaaagtatttaaaaatgttgcacgagtatttgaaaaatgttgaacaagttcTTGAAAATGTTGAATCTtttctttacctaataataaaacATCTATTGCTTCTGCCTGCTCACCGTCGCGGCGTTTTTGCATAAACCCCTGTTTTGTAGTAATTGAACTCGCAATCCTTTTTTAAGTGGGTAACCAAGAGAACGTTTTGGTTTTACAAATAGGACCCTATGTTTTCATCTATTCAACCCGTGGTCTACAGAACGACGGTGGCGACTGAAGCTTGCAGCGAACGGATCCGTGCGCGGCAGGGGCTGGGGAGGATTCGGAGGCTGGCGGTGAGGACGGGGGGACGACGAGGAAGGCCGGCCGGAGGCGGCTTCCCGGGCGAATTCATGGCATCCGGGGCTCCTGTCAGAAAGGAGACAAGGAGATGGGGGAGGATAATAAAACTAGGAAAAGGAGGGGCGACGCAACGAGAGGAGGTCGGACGAGGCGGCGGCTTGCTGTAGCAGATGGCAGCAGGAGGTGCGGCAGCGCGGTGtaggatgcagccacggcggtgcTATCCACGAGCGTCATGGGAATGGAGGCAAGCGGCTCGGACATGGTGGGCGATGCAACATGAGAGGAGGAGCACAAAGGTGAGCGCGAGGAAGAGCGAGGCTGAGGGCGGCGCCTCCCTGACGACGCGAGGTGGGAGAGAGCGAGGGGATCGGTCCATTTTTTGTGAGGCAGGGGATCGGTCTGGTAGCTAGGTTAAGGGCTGGGCCTTAGGCCAAATGGGCCAGGCGGTTTAGTtgctgctctctctctccccctctccctctctctcctaaCTCTCTTATCTTTTTTCTGGATCACTCAAAACAAAATCCTATATTTTTCTATTTATTAAATATAAGTAGAGAATCATTAAAAAAGAGGGTTAGGAATGATCTATCAGGAAGGTACTATTTTCCTGGACTTGAAAAAATGCGCTTGTTCCAAGAAAATTAGAAATGGGCAATGCAAggtttaaattcaaactcatttgatttttTTGGAGGTTGGTAAATTGATAAAAGAATTAATGGTAAAGTTTGGGGAGCAAAATTGAAGTAAAAAAGGCATGGTATTTCTCTAAAGGCTCAAAAAGGCATTTGGAAAAGCAATTGTATAAAATAGAAGTAAGGCCCAAATGATTTTCTGAAAATGTTCATAGTTTTTAATTTGGTGTGAGTATTTAATGGCATGATGGAATGCAAAtgccaaaaataatataagaTAATCATTATAAAATATGCAAGTTAGATGAAGGTGTGGAATTTATCGGCTAAAAGATCAAAAATAATATAAGGGTTGAACCATAGGCAGGCGACATGTCGTGCTACCACGGAGAAGCCCGTCTCTGGCACCCGTCACCGACTCATGAGGAGGACTCAAAGTCTGGCATAAAGTAGGGCATTGTCCTCAGTGCTCCTCCAATAATGTTGGATCCGCATGTCCTAGAATCTCACCACTCGACTTAGTCAAGGCCGAGATTCACGTTGCTTGAATGAAGTATGATTTTCGTAACCATGCACGGTT includes:
- the LOC125528519 gene encoding secretory carrier-associated membrane protein 6 — encoded protein: MHHDPNPFDEGTAGDENPFSNGGGRGGKQQHGFRPTEPVGFGGGGSRGDATVDVPLGNMGDSNGKARELSSWESDLRRREADIKRREESLKNAGVPMEEKNWPPFFPIIHHDIANEIPANVQKLQYLAFASWLGIVLCLSWNFIAVIVCWIKEGDSKLFFLATIYALLGIPLSYLMWYRPLYRAMRTNSAFSFGWFFLCYLIHIGFCIIAAIAPPIVFQGKSLTGILAAIDTFSEHVIIGIFYFVGFALFCLETLLSIGVLQKVYMYFRGHK